One window from the genome of Rufibacter tibetensis encodes:
- the kdsA gene encoding 3-deoxy-8-phosphooctulonate synthase, whose protein sequence is MNINLPKLQHTSSGNFFLMAGPCAIEGEDMALEIAEELVRISDRLQIPLIFKGSYRKANRSRKDSFTGIGDEKALRILAKVSETFGIPTVTDIHESHEAAMAAEFVDVLQIPAFLCRQTDLLIAAAETGKVVNIKKGQFLSGESMKFAVEKVKESGNNNVILTDRGNSFGYSDLVVDFRNIPVMRENQVPVVMDVTHSLQQPNQSSGVTGGRPALIETIAKAAIAVGADGLFIETHPDPKSARSDGANMLQLDQLEGLMRRLIRIREAVRFEA, encoded by the coding sequence ATGAATATTAATCTTCCTAAATTACAGCATACTTCTTCTGGAAACTTCTTTCTGATGGCAGGGCCTTGTGCCATAGAAGGAGAGGACATGGCTTTGGAAATAGCCGAAGAACTGGTGCGTATTTCTGATCGCCTGCAAATTCCATTAATTTTTAAAGGTTCTTACCGCAAAGCCAACCGCTCCAGAAAAGACTCCTTCACCGGTATTGGTGATGAAAAAGCCTTAAGAATTTTGGCCAAGGTGAGCGAAACTTTTGGCATACCTACTGTAACTGACATTCATGAATCGCATGAGGCTGCCATGGCTGCTGAATTTGTGGATGTGTTGCAGATTCCAGCGTTCCTGTGCCGCCAGACAGATCTTTTGATTGCCGCTGCGGAGACTGGTAAAGTAGTGAACATCAAAAAAGGACAGTTCCTGTCTGGGGAGTCAATGAAGTTCGCGGTTGAGAAAGTAAAAGAATCTGGAAACAACAATGTAATTCTGACCGACCGTGGAAATTCCTTTGGGTATTCTGATCTGGTAGTGGACTTCCGGAACATTCCGGTCATGCGCGAAAACCAAGTACCCGTGGTCATGGACGTGACGCACTCCCTGCAACAGCCAAACCAATCTTCTGGAGTAACAGGTGGCCGTCCAGCCCTGATTGAGACTATCGCTAAAGCCGCCATTGCAGTAGGTGCTGATGGGTTGTTTATTGAAACGCACCCAGATCCTAAATCAGCCAGATCAGACGGAGCCAATATGCTACAACTAGATCAACTGGAAGGCCTAATGAGAAGATTAATCAGAATAAGGGAAGCCGTTAGGTTTGAAGCATAA
- a CDS encoding O-methyltransferase yields MIYRYASFWWRSGNAHGLHSPFVFNLYCHIIHHEGHFPAYDTVESLREELLQNHTLLEVTDFGAGSHVGTTKQRRVSDIARTAAKPARLGQLLFRLANHFKSDTILELGTSLGLTTGYLGLARTSSQLYTFEGCPAIAGEACKNLKKLSLENVTLVEGNLDQTLTQTLNTLNKVDFVFFDGNHRYEPTLRYFELCLAKAHEKSVFILDDIYWSGEMTQAWKKIKQHPQVLLTVDLFYMGLVFFRNNQPKQHFTLRF; encoded by the coding sequence ATGATCTACAGGTACGCCTCCTTCTGGTGGCGTTCAGGGAATGCGCATGGACTGCACTCCCCTTTTGTCTTTAACCTTTATTGCCATATCATCCATCATGAGGGCCACTTCCCGGCGTATGACACGGTAGAATCTCTTCGGGAAGAATTACTACAGAACCACACTTTGCTGGAAGTCACCGATTTTGGGGCGGGTTCGCATGTTGGTACTACCAAACAAAGGAGAGTCTCAGACATTGCCCGTACTGCTGCTAAACCGGCCCGATTGGGACAACTGCTGTTCAGGTTAGCCAACCATTTCAAGTCTGACACCATCTTAGAACTTGGTACCTCACTTGGGCTTACCACTGGCTACCTGGGCTTGGCCCGGACCTCTTCCCAACTTTATACGTTTGAAGGATGCCCTGCCATAGCAGGTGAAGCCTGCAAGAACCTCAAGAAGCTGAGTTTAGAAAACGTAACGTTGGTAGAAGGCAACTTGGATCAGACCTTAACCCAGACCTTAAATACCCTTAACAAGGTAGACTTTGTGTTCTTTGACGGTAACCACCGCTATGAGCCTACGCTTCGGTACTTTGAGCTATGTTTGGCAAAAGCACACGAGAAAAGCGTTTTTATTTTAGATGACATCTATTGGTCAGGGGAAATGACGCAGGCCTGGAAAAAAATTAAGCAGCACCCACAGGTGCTGCTTACCGTTGACTTGTTCTATATGGGATTGGTTTTCTTCCGTAATAACCAACCCAAGCAACACTTCACCCTTCGATTCTAA
- the apaG gene encoding Co2+/Mg2+ efflux protein ApaG, which translates to MDTKTTQGVTVNVTTNYLPDYSSPAQQHFVFAYKITIQNNSEFTVKLLRRHWHIFDSNNEIREVEGEGVVGQQPVLEPGESHQYVSGCNLKTSIGKMAGTYLMERLVDGRQFHVTIPEFTLIIPYKLN; encoded by the coding sequence ATGGATACGAAAACAACCCAAGGAGTCACTGTCAACGTCACGACAAATTACCTCCCTGACTATTCTAGTCCGGCTCAACAGCACTTTGTCTTCGCTTATAAGATCACTATCCAGAACAACAGCGAATTCACGGTAAAGTTACTACGTCGTCACTGGCATATCTTTGATTCTAATAACGAGATACGTGAGGTGGAAGGTGAAGGTGTGGTAGGCCAACAACCTGTGCTGGAACCCGGTGAAAGCCACCAGTACGTCTCGGGCTGTAACCTCAAAACCAGCATTGGTAAAATGGCAGGTACTTACCTGATGGAGCGTCTGGTAGACGGCCGTCAATTTCACGTGACCATTCCTGAGTTCACGCTTATAATTCCTTATAAACTCAACTAA
- the ung gene encoding uracil-DNA glycosylase, producing MQVKIENSWQQVLQGEFEKPYFQNLISFVKEEYTSTEVYPPGRQIFHAFDECPFDKVRVVILGQDPYHGLGQANGLAFSVAEGMRTPPSLLNIFKEIEADLGKPIPRSGNLERWAEQGVLLLNATLTVRAHQAGSHQKKGWEEFTDAVIKKVSDEKEHVVFLLWGAYAQKKGLIIDDKKHLVLKAAHPSPFAADKGFFGTRHFSKTNVYLREHGLPEINW from the coding sequence ATGCAGGTAAAAATAGAAAACAGTTGGCAACAAGTGCTTCAGGGCGAATTTGAAAAGCCTTATTTCCAGAACCTAATCTCTTTTGTAAAAGAGGAGTACACCTCCACAGAAGTTTATCCGCCTGGGCGCCAGATTTTTCATGCCTTTGACGAATGTCCTTTTGATAAGGTGCGTGTCGTGATTCTAGGGCAAGACCCGTACCATGGACTAGGCCAGGCGAATGGATTAGCTTTCTCCGTAGCGGAAGGAATGCGAACGCCACCTTCTTTGCTTAACATATTTAAAGAAATAGAGGCAGATTTAGGAAAACCAATCCCAAGGTCAGGTAACCTGGAGCGGTGGGCAGAGCAGGGGGTACTTCTGCTGAACGCTACGTTAACTGTACGAGCACACCAGGCAGGTTCGCATCAGAAAAAGGGATGGGAGGAGTTTACCGACGCAGTTATCAAGAAGGTCTCAGATGAAAAAGAGCATGTGGTATTTCTGTTATGGGGTGCCTACGCTCAGAAGAAAGGTTTGATTATAGATGATAAAAAGCATCTAGTTTTAAAAGCGGCTCACCCTTCTCCGTTTGCTGCAGATAAAGGGTTCTTCGGAACACGGCACTTCAGCAAGACAAATGTTTATCTGCGGGAGCACGGTTTGCCTGAGATAAACTGGTAA
- the lepB gene encoding signal peptidase I, with protein MSIRFWTKKETKPKPKKGFFREWGDAILFAVVAATLIRWATFEAYTIPTPSMEKSLLVGDYLFVSKLHYGPRTPITPLQVPLTHQTIWGTNIPSYSDAIQLDSHRLPGFTTVKNNDVVVFNWPADTQHPTDLRMNYIKRCIGIAGDKIQMRDMQVYINDKLVPEPERVQYAYGLLTTTPINEKFFKDNDITDVQEAFGGIGYVINTTPATAAKLKGYDFIKEVVLYKDSIGSVRAEVFPFKPSMYPNNKDNFGPFVIPKEGMTVDINALTIPFYEMVIRKYEGYKETEVVVSDDQILINGQPIKRYTFKQDYYWMMGDNRHNSEDSRYWGFVPEDHIVGKAVLIWMSANPTESLFNKIRWSRIFKGIE; from the coding sequence ATGAGCATCCGTTTTTGGACTAAGAAAGAAACCAAGCCCAAACCAAAAAAAGGCTTTTTCAGGGAATGGGGTGACGCCATTCTTTTTGCCGTAGTAGCAGCCACTTTGATCAGGTGGGCCACCTTTGAGGCTTATACCATCCCTACCCCTTCTATGGAGAAATCCCTGTTGGTGGGAGACTATCTTTTTGTAAGCAAACTTCATTATGGTCCGCGAACGCCTATCACGCCCCTGCAGGTACCGCTTACCCACCAAACCATCTGGGGCACCAACATTCCTTCCTATTCAGATGCCATCCAGCTGGATTCTCACCGACTTCCTGGTTTTACTACCGTGAAGAACAATGACGTGGTGGTATTCAATTGGCCCGCAGATACCCAACACCCCACTGACCTTAGAATGAACTACATCAAGCGCTGCATTGGCATAGCGGGAGATAAAATTCAGATGCGGGACATGCAGGTGTACATCAATGATAAACTTGTTCCGGAGCCTGAAAGAGTTCAGTATGCTTATGGCCTTCTGACCACTACCCCAATTAATGAGAAGTTTTTCAAAGATAACGACATCACAGATGTACAGGAAGCTTTTGGTGGTATTGGATATGTGATTAACACTACCCCTGCTACTGCTGCAAAACTGAAGGGATATGACTTCATCAAAGAGGTGGTCTTGTACAAAGACAGCATCGGGTCTGTAAGAGCGGAGGTTTTCCCTTTTAAACCCTCCATGTACCCTAACAACAAAGACAACTTCGGACCTTTCGTCATTCCTAAAGAAGGAATGACGGTTGATATCAATGCCCTGACCATTCCTTTCTATGAAATGGTAATCAGAAAATATGAAGGGTACAAAGAAACTGAAGTGGTGGTTTCAGATGATCAAATTTTGATCAATGGCCAACCCATTAAACGGTACACCTTCAAGCAGGACTACTACTGGATGATGGGCGACAACCGCCATAACTCTGAAGACTCACGTTACTGGGGTTTCGTTCCCGAAGATCACATAGTGGGCAAGGCAGTATTGATTTGGATGTCAGCTAACCCTACGGAGTCGCTCTTTAACAAAATCAGGTGGAGCCGTATTTTTAAGGGCATTGAATAG
- the dapB gene encoding 4-hydroxy-tetrahydrodipicolinate reductase, translating into MRILLIGYGKMGHTIERLALAKGHEIVGALIVDDADKLASYTAEQVDVAIEFTSPDAAMGNILTCFEKNIPVVVGTTGWLQHLPFIQEKCEELKGSLFYASNFSVGVNLFFHFNEYVAQKMQQYPEYSVQVKEIHHVHKLDKPSGTALSIADGILKHFPQKHGWINDVSPEPELLGVVSEREGEVVGTHIVQYTSENDTFELNHIAHSREGFASGALLAAEWLPGRQGIYGMNDLLQL; encoded by the coding sequence ATTGGGTACGGCAAGATGGGACATACCATTGAAAGGCTGGCGTTAGCCAAAGGCCATGAAATTGTGGGTGCCCTCATCGTAGATGATGCTGACAAGTTAGCCTCCTATACTGCTGAGCAGGTAGATGTGGCCATTGAATTCACCAGCCCAGATGCGGCTATGGGTAATATTCTGACCTGTTTTGAAAAAAACATTCCCGTAGTAGTAGGCACCACCGGTTGGTTGCAGCACCTGCCCTTTATTCAGGAGAAATGCGAGGAACTAAAGGGTTCTCTGTTTTATGCCTCCAACTTTAGCGTGGGGGTAAACCTTTTCTTCCATTTCAATGAGTACGTGGCCCAGAAAATGCAACAGTACCCCGAGTACAGTGTGCAAGTGAAAGAGATCCACCACGTGCACAAACTGGATAAACCCAGCGGCACTGCTCTCTCCATTGCCGACGGCATTTTAAAGCACTTTCCTCAAAAACATGGTTGGATTAATGACGTGTCACCTGAACCTGAACTTTTGGGCGTAGTATCTGAACGAGAAGGCGAAGTTGTAGGAACGCACATTGTGCAATACACCTCAGAAAACGATACCTTTGAGCTTAACCATATTGCTCACAGCAGAGAAGGATTCGCGTCCGGTGCTCTTCTGGCGGCTGAATGGTTACCTGGTCGTCAAGGCATTTACGGCATGAACGACCTGCTACAACTTTAA